The sequence below is a genomic window from Humulus lupulus chromosome 3, drHumLupu1.1, whole genome shotgun sequence.
GCACGACCTTATCTAAACCTGCCATTTTTTAAAAAGTTCCACAATACCACGTTTGTCCAATTGAACTAGTAAAATGATCTCATTCTCATGATAATAATATACTCAAGTGGTTGCTTCTTCGATTTGGCTAGAGCTGGTCAAACATTAGGCTaacgagaaaaaaaaaattgaaaagaacgTTTTGggttattatatataaatataaaacatGTAGCCATGAACCAAAGTTTAAAACGTTGTACTTCATCACTTTCTTCTCCTTTCTAGCTAGGATTGTTAGTTTGAgtctttttttttgttatgtataATTCTCCATAATGGAGTCCTCTTCTTCTAGTTCTAACCTTGTAGTATTTACATCTGAGGACTTGAAATCGTTGACCAACTGTTTCAACCAGAAGAACTTGATTGGAGTCACTCAATTTGGTAAGTTATATTGGGGTTGTATAAAAAAGCCAGGTCTTATATGCACTGAAAATCGAGATGTGACTGTCAAGATATGGGACGAAAAATCAAATTGTTTGGCTTCTGATGATGAGTATTTGATGATCAAAGTAAGTTGCCTAATTGGCCTTGTATCtctttatatgtatataaagaTGGTTACTGATCAAATTTGATTTATATGTGTTAGGAAGAAGTGAAATTTTTAACCCACTCTAGCATTCACTGTCATCCCAACTTGGTCAAATTGGTTGGATTTTGCTGTGAAAAAGAAGTGAGAGGTGTAGTCTATGACCTAAATCCAAGGGGTACTTTGCATAATATCATCTTAAAAGGTGAAGTTTTCACTCAATTATGGGATATTTGATTACGATATTTTCTGAAATAACAAGATAAAAATAAGAAATTAGTAAAATAACTttgttattttataaatatattattattggaAAATTAGCTTAAAAACTCTTTCATTAACATGTTTCAGTAAAAAGTTTTGATAAGAATTTAGATGAGTAAAAGAGTGTTTGACACCTTaactaaaatactgttttttgtttttaaaagttaaaaactattttttaaaaacaatttatgGTGTTTGATATTgatttcagaaaacaatttttaaaagtaaagttacaaaaaatataaaattttgttaattttctgctgttctcaaattttctttccttactttctcacttcttattttttataattttttctttcaaattattttatctcattatttattacaaatttttaaaatatttttctttttgtaaatatatttgttaattttttatttaagattttaaaaaaataaaactaaaaaaattgtttttagaaaacaataACCAAACACTtcttgtttttttaaaactacaaaaacagttttctattctcatttctgataacacaattttaaaaacaaaaaacaatgtaAAACATGCTCTAAATGTATctgtttttgttttctttatcaTAATAGCACTTGACAATTACTTTTTACTGTACAGATGATCTTAGCTGGACTCAAAGGGTTAATATTATTCTCCAACTTGCTGGTGTCCTTGAATTTTTACATGCTCAAGACAAGCCATATTTGGTTCTGAATATTTGTGGATCACATATAATGCTGGATTGGGTTGGGCCTATAATTCCTTTTTCCTTAGCTAGTTAAAAAGCTTGGACCTACTTTTTAATTTacctttagattttttttaatctcTAGAATCTTCTGTGAATCACTTTTCAGGATTGCAATCTAAAATTGTGTGATTTTGGCCTCATTAGTGGAGGAATCATAGGTGAAATCAGTGATTTAAAGAAGCAAATAACAATGCCCATTGGCTATGTTGATCCCTTTTTTGCAGCCAAAGGTAAATATATTGTTTACACCTGCCGGTGTTTATATTTGTTTGATGCAATAGATGTAAAGAGTACTCTAGAtagatttctattttattttttttaattatattaccaaaactttattttttttattttatattaaatatttttattatattatacatcaacttttctatttattttttatattttttctacattatttaaatattatttttttatttattaaaacacTAAAAgatgaaagagaaaaataaaataaaataaaaaaaaagaataaaatatttttatctcAATGAATAATTATCTTTATAAGTAGAGTAATATTATTCATTaaagtaaaaaaatattaaataactcACCTAACGCCAATTTTActattattctctctctctcttttttttttttttttttaaattagctaGTTTACCTCTCGTATCTTTA
It includes:
- the LOC133821025 gene encoding probable serine/threonine-protein kinase PBL12, with the protein product MESSSSSSNLVVFTSEDLKSLTNCFNQKNLIGVTQFGKLYWGCIKKPGLICTENRDVTVKIWDEKSNCLASDDEYLMIKEEVKFLTHSSIHCHPNLVKLVGFCCEKEVRGVVYDLNPRGTLHNIILKDDLSWTQRVNIILQLAGVLEFLHAQDKPYLVLNICGSHIMLDWDCNLKLCDFGLISGGIIGEISDLKKQITMPIGYVDPFFAAKGGYWQTGCDVFSFGVILLGLISTRVLDLEKLQRPELIPEHMVQIWAKNEYRPNCSLVHKSLSEDWGYHTEDGSTLTELGMRCIEFFPMKRPTMKDVIERLKGLMVIQRLGDTRPNKREKKFHTDFDMTT